The nucleotide window tgctactttttttttttttttttaaagatttatttgaaaggcggagttacagagagaaagaggcagggagagaaagaaagcttccatccgctggttcactctccaaatggccacaatggccagatctgggccagaccaaagccaggagcctcttctgggtctcccatatgggttcaggagTCCAACCACCTtgggcaccttctgctgctttcccaggctattagcagggagctggatcagaagtgaagcagccagcggctttacctgccatgccacaatgtcagccccagtgctactttttttgtgaaataaataaataatttgagaggtagagagatgggggtgtgggagaaaaagagagaacgaaattgtttccatttgctggctcagtccccaaatgcccacaaaggccaggattgggtcaggccaaagctgagagctgagaactcaatcccgGTCTCTCACCAGTTATCAAGACTAATAACCTcctctccattagcaggaagctggccttaAACAGCGGAAGCAGGACATTCCAATACTGGATGCAGGCACCTCAACTGCTAGGTTAAACCCCCATTCCTTTTTGGTGAAAATTTAACATTTTCgtccagcactgcagctcaacaggctaatcctccacctgtggcgccggcaccccgggttctagtcccggctgggacaccggattctgtcccggttgctcctcttccagtccagctctctgctgtggtccgggaaggcagtggaggatggcccaagtgcttgggccctgcacccacatgggagaccaggagaagcacctggctcctggcttcagatcagcgcggcgcactggccacagcggccattgggggtgaaccaacggaaaaggaagacctttctttctctctctcactgtccactgtgcctgtccaaaaaaaaaaaattaacattttcattctGGACTTCCCTGTGAGGGCAGATCTGAATTGCCCcagaaatcacttttttttttttttttttaaacatttaatggGATCCCTAGCAGCATACTTCCCAGGACAATACCACATTCTCAATTTTATTGCCCTTTCCTAAGACCAAATGAGTAGAATTTCTGAGGTGACCTGATTCCTTTCCACTAATGACATACTTACGGAATCCTGCTTTTTCCTAACTGTGCAAACTACACATACTCCATCTCTCCTCCTTACAAAAGGCTGTCctaatacaaaaatcaaatttgTCTAGGTGGCCTTAAAATCCCTCAGATATGCATATAGTCTCTTACCTTCCGAAATATCCCAAAGTGACAGTCATGTGATAAGAGCAAATCCTGTACCTACCAGGGCAGTCAGCTTTTACTTTTATTGTTTGCATCAACTGAAACAAAGCACTAACCATCTGTGAGAAATTTTTGCTACTTTCATCTTTCATCCCTACAGGCAggataaaaaattgaaattttaagcaTCAAGAGTTAAAGATTTCAAAAAGGTTCTTTCATATTAGGTAAGCATCTTCAGTGAAATAAACATATGTCCTTCTAGTAACACATTTTCAAACATACACATACAGCACAATGCTGACTCAGAGTCCAGATCCTCAAGGCATTTCTAATTTACAGGCATGATGAAATCCACACCCCAATAACAAGTACCAGGCAGTACGTAATAAAGGATCAAAATTCAAATTTGTGTCTCATGCTTTCTTCCCCATGTATGGAATTTCTCTTCTATTTACAAGTTCATAAAAAGCACCTAAATGGGAGGGGGTTAAGCTAATGCTTTCGAAGccaacatcccctatcagagtactggtttgagtcccagctattccccacttccaatccagctccctgttaataaatCCTGCTAATTGAGGATGCagcaggatgatggctcaagtgcttgggcccctgctatccatgcaggagacccatatagttctgggcttttggcttcagcctggcccagccctggctgttgccagcatctggggagtgaaccatgagatgggagacttctgttcgttctctctctcttgagctttctcttctctctccacctttcaaacacgtgaaaaataaaaacaaagcatacacacttttagaacatttttctaaaaaagcaCCTGAAGGGAAATACCTCTTTCATCCAACTTTGCATATCTGATGCGGAATCAGGCATATGAAAGGTATAGCAAGATAGTATAAATTCCAAGAAAACGTTAATTAGTTTACTGTCACAATGCAGCTAAATTTTCAAAGCACTATAGGTTTTGATTCATGGCAAGATTTAACTATACAactatacatttttctaaaactgatttaaattttgtttttcatggcAATAATTTCATCACATGACCTATGATGCAATAAAAAGAAACCCATCACCAGCTTATCCTTTATTGCAAAACAGTACTCAGCACCAGATTATACAGTACCTGCTGATTTTAAATAACGTGCCACATCCATAAGAAATAACTTTCTTCAAAAGTATTCAGCTGTATATTTCATAGGCATGTTATACTTTATAGCAAATTCTACATATTTGTGTTCGTCTACATGTGACAATTTTCCATGTGAAGAAAAACTTGCGGAATTCACTTTAGTTTCCTCAAATCTGGCAAAATGTAATTTCAGTCaaatatgcaaattaaaaacgATCAGAAAAGGTTGATGTTAAGAATCACTGTTTTAGAACAAGAATTATGAAAACCTAAGGTTCAATTAAAAACACACAGCAGGCTCTACGAtacatttacttttcaaaaaGTGTGTCTACAATTACAGCATTACCAGCATACTTCTAAAAAACCATTTGGAAAAGTTCAAATATTTTCACATGCCTTATTTTAATACAATCTTGAATCTTGACATAAGGCTGTTAACCTACTGTATTCACAACAGTTACTCAGAATATACCTGACATGACCGCACCAATTCTCCAAATACCAAGGAAGGGATATGAAAGGAAAATCCAACAGACAAAGTAACGTTAATGAAAGGTACACATAGGCCAAGAACATACATTGAAAACTCCCTAAGAAACAGAAATGATACAgcataaaaaaatcatttttgattGGCCACACAAGTAAGGAGAACTAAGACAAAAGCAAAGGTTGGAGTGCTGGGGCCCAGAGCATGGAAAGCACAAACTGAACCGTTAGTGAAGTCAGAGTCCTACCCAAACTGGGAAGGTACAGAACCAATAGCAATCAAGGTCAGGAGAAGTCAGTGTGACGTGGCCAGGGGGTAAAGGAGTTCACGAAGTCTCATGTGCACATCATGAAAACCCAGGGATCCAAGCACCATGGCCTCACCTGGAGTCATCCCAAGAAGCCCTTCTCAGAAGAACAGCTAAGTGAAAAGATTAAGAAACAGCCCCAGATCGATTAAAGATGGCAACACTGCCCTTTTCTTCTTCGAGTCTTTACAAGGCAATGTAAGTTTACCAATGTACAAACTCTTGCTCTGCATACATATGAAACTCCTTAACAAGAGACAGTGGACCTCAATTCCAGAGTGTCAGtttgaaatgaaaatgtgttaagttaaaaattctgtattctgGCTTGATGGACTCAAGAATCAGCCCGACGATCTCGATCTCTTAAAGTCATTAGTTCAGTTTCTAACATCCATTGAAAACAGAGAACAGGACAAGGATGGTACCTTTTAAGAGAAGTCAGACTTAGCAAACAAGGTGGGGGGCACAACTAAATTATTTTCACCTTTAGTcttcaacttaaaaataaaagagttttgTTCCCATATGCCACAAAGATGGTATTCTGGTAGTTGTCTATCTTACTTTTTCGGGAAGCCACCAGAAAATCTCTTACTGATTTAAGATGGTTTTGGACAGAACAAAACCATTAATGGCTTGTGATAGAACGCTTCATGAAAAAGCACAAAACGATGCCTCCTTAGCTGGACATACCAAACAGTGATTCAATGAGAGAGTGCTAGCAAACTTTCACAGAGGATGGCTGAACcttctccttctatttctttcaattttccCCAGGGGTGTCATTGCTTCTTCACACCCACAAAATCACACCAAACTTGTTCTCTGTTCTTGAGTCACATCTGTGAGGCATTGTTCTAACCCCTCAATCCATACAAGCTCACGCCAGCTACTGCCAGTGTCGCTCTGGAACTGCAGGTGACAGATGCAGCCGGAGAGCTCACAGATGTGGactggctgcagctccagcctcaCAGCCACCAGCTCACTGACACAGCCTGCAGATGCACATCTCGGCACGAGAGATTTAAAAACCGCCATTCCCTATTCGGCTCGCACTTTTAGGGCTCTTACCGGCTATTACTAAGCACTTAGCCCTACTCTCATCTCTACCCACAATTCACGTTCGCCTCCTCGGCTCCAGATCCCTTTTCATCAACCCTAATTCTGGTTAAAAATAACGCTAATAAAATAAAGCGCAGCTGGCTGGCATCGCCGGACCCAGGAACCGACGAAGCCGCTATTTGGGAGCTTTCCCGCCGCTGCAGAGAGGCCGCGGGAAGTTTCCTGGGAAGCAAGGGACCCCCTAACCTCTTTGCAGGGTCCTCCTTCCCCTCGGGGAGGGCTCCACACACACAGACGGGGAAGCTGCCTTCCCCGCCGTTCCCTGCGGTGGCTCGCAAGAAAAACAAACCCCTGCGTTCCGCTCCTACACACCCGGCTGCACAAGGCTCCCCAGCAGggacgccccacccccaccccgttacCCTAACGAGATGCCCAGAACCCCCCTCCCCGCGTCCTCCGCGGAAATGGACCCGTCTCGCCCACCTCAGCCCCGGTCCGCCGGTCGCCCGCCCCCGCACACCCCACCGCAGCCCTGCCCCAGCGCCGCACACGCCTGCCGGCGCCCCGACGCGGCGCACCCCGCACTCTGGCCGCTCCGCTGCCCGCGTTCCCCCCCGCCCAGGGTCGCCTCCGGGGTTACCGTGGGAAGACGGGACGGCCGTAGAGGACGCGGCGGCAGCGCTGCTGCCGGTTGCGTCGGACGCGGAGGAGAAGCTGGAGGACAAGGATGATGATGAGGCGGGCACGCTCCCCAGTCTCCATGGAACTCCCGCCCCGGTCTGTTGCTAGGAGCCCCCGAGGCTCAGGCTCCGTCTTTCGTGCTTTGTTGTTCCGGGTACGGCGCGGCCGCTGCTTCCCGGCGACAATAAATAGACCAGACGCGGGAGAGCATCGAGATGGCGCGCGTCGGCTAGAGCGCCGCCAGACAGGGCGCTCCTGGGTTCCTCGCTAGCCGCTCATTTCCGGCTCTCGCTGCTCCCGTCACTTTCCCCCTCCCTTGCCCttactcttccttcctctttcctggtCCGCCGCAGGCGGGCCCTTCCCGCCCGCTGGTATGGCGAGGCGAGCGAGAGACGGGCGGGTCAAAGGGCATTGGGCTAGACTTTTTTTCGAGAAATACTTGAGAaggttgtggaaaaaaaaaaaacaaaaaacaaaaaactacgtatcccttgtatatttttataaacatgtaTACGTAATGTCTGGTGTACGGGATGCTATAAATGGAGTTTTTAAGAACTAGACCTTAGAACTTTCTCATTAACCCATCCAATTTATACAAAAGGTCCTCCTGTAACTGGTAACGATATTCCTTAACGGCTAAACGAGACATTttctgtcggggggggggggggacctgctTCGCTCCCCAAAGTAGACGCGCTCATTTACGATGTGGCCATGGGTCTCCTGGAGAGGAGCTGGACTCCTGCCTCTCGGAGCcagaggagggcagaggggcagaCGAACGCAAAGGGCAGGGACTCGCGTCGCTTCGGTCGCCCGTCCCTGCCTTATCCCTTACTCAGCCTGGGTTGGCCGTCAGGACTCTCCCTCGAGGGGGCCGGGAGTGCTTACGGAGGCTCCTGCGCCCGGCAGCCGGATCCAGGGACCCGGCGGAGGTGGAGCGGGCGGCCGCAGCCAGGACCCGGGCGCCGGGCAGAAGCGGCAGCGCAGGCCCACCCGAGCGGGAGGGCGCTCACATGGAAGCCGGGCGTCCGGGGCCTGAGACCCCCTCCGAGACTCTGCGCCCGAGGTGGCCGGGGGCCCCGAAGGCACACACTCGCCAGTTGGAACCGCCGCGCCGGAGTGTGTGCCCTCGGGGCCCCTCGCGGGTGGTGGCTTGAGCGGCACGGCCCGCGGGAATCGGAGTCGCTCGCTTAACGGCCTCAGCAGCGCCGCGCGCAGCCCGCCGCGCCCTCCGGACTTCGGGCTCCGGCCGGCGCGAGCCGGTGCTCCGGAGCTCACCTGCGATCCAGGCATCTCGCCCCGGTGGAGGCCAAGGGAAGGTTTTATAATTAGAAGGCCACGCACGGAGCGAGTTTGTAGATATCTGGTGTCTGATTCGAGggtgaaaaatgaaaatgccactgttcatttgaaagacaagggACAGGCTGGATTCCAGAGGATGGGGAGCCTACAGCCATTTGAGCATTTCACTATGTGCCGTCTCCAAAGATGCCTCTTGATCTTTTGCTTGCCTCCGGAGAGTTCAGAAACATGTTTGAGCATTTGGTCCTAGGATGTGGGCTGACGAAATTCATTTTAGTTTCTGTACTAGCTTAATACTAATTACAAACATAACATGTGACAGGTGTAGTGCAGGAAACAAGACGTGAGTTAGACATGTCTGAATTAGTGACGAGAGGGCTTTTGGGAGGTAACATTTCAGCTGATTTCTAATGGGGCTGGGAGCGGGAGAGAGCTACACAGTGTGTTCTGGTCTGAAGGAACAGGACGTGCAGAGCGCATGGTGAACTGGGGTGTTCTGGGGCTTCCTGGAGCACAGCAAGGCAAAGAGGCAAGGTGAAGTTGGAGGGAAATGAAGACGTTGAATCTTCAGTGCCTTATACACCATAGAGGTTTAGATTTTCTTCAAAGTTCTGGGGAAAGTGAgacaaactgaagaataatacGGTCAGATTGACCAAGGAAATGACTCAGGGAATGCCCTTGTCCAGGGCATTTCAGCTGCCACTGCTGAAAAGTCAATGTTACAGCAACAGTGTAATTTTACAGCAGCTCTCTTTCAAGGGGACCAGCAAGGTGCCTGGAACCAACCTGGTCAATTCCTTTGGTCTCCCTTCTGTCATGGATCAGTCAACAGTTTGCCTCTCTATGCTAGTTCTACACAATGGAATTGCAAACATCATTCTGTGTGAATATTGCATGGACATACTGTATGTTCACATGCTAACATATTATCCCATACACCATTCCTCCCGACCCAGGAATTCACTTCAGGGTGGAAGAAATGAAACAATGAGATAAAAAGTCCATGGGCTTCACGGCTCTTACAATGTGCCCCATTATTCAGGTGCTAAGCGGGAGACAATGCATTGTAAGTTAAATATGCAGTCTGTGTTCTGTATTGAGGCTCTTGATTTATGGGAAATTGTAATTGTCTGACCCCACCTGACTTAATCAAGGTGGGGCATGAACAATAAGGAGGCCATCCATCCTGGGCTGGAAAAATAGTAAGCTTTGTTAGTTAGATCAGCGCTACTGAGAAAATGATATACAGACCAAAGCCAGTCTGTGAGTCGTGCTGGTCAGCCATGAAATAAGTATGGAACCTGAAAGGAACATCTAGAAACTTTTAGTAATTTGACATCAGAGTGACATCTACTCATGCAGTTTTGTACTCAGAAAGCATTTGTCTGCTTTGTGTGGGTAACTAAAAACATCAACACAAAAATGGATCCTTTACCACAGGGGTTTTCAGAGACACTGATAGATTAATTATTATGCCTAACAGGGCTCCATCATTAGAAGACCTggccaaaaaaataataataacacatGAAGCTATTGAAATGTGTTGACTACTTATCTTCTCCTTTAGTGCCGTAAGAGAGGCAAACTGAAGTTCCACGTGGCCTTTCTAACTGCGACTGGCAGGAGTGGGGTTACACAGTGTTGTTAAAGAGGAGCCCTTTCTGTCAGTGAAGTAGTTCTCTTGTGCTGGGTAAGGATCAGATAATACCTACTCTGCCATTTGAAATACTGAAGTTTTCACCTCGCACAACATGCACTACAaatgtggagacacaggagaacaaTCTAGTCAGGGATGCCTCATTGCTCAGGACTCATCTCAAATATCTCCTACCATGTCCCCTCACCCAGTAGATAATTCCGTTTAGTATGCCAGTTGAGCGGTGCATAACTTAGGGGATAGAATTTGACCCTATATCCTGGCTTCATAACCCCAGCCTGTTCTCTGCACCCCCTCAGACAGAGTGTGACCAAAGCCATTGAACTAAGGTCTAGGGAGAATCACAGAGTTGCCAGGCAAGTTTCcaagagatagaaagaggaagGGCAGGGTCCATATTCAAAGCTCATGTCTCAGTGAGGTTTCTGATAACAAGTGAATGGATTTCCCCAAATGACATTGACTGACAGCCAAGTAAAGGTTTAAtattttgccagaatgtcttcaGCTCAGTGGAAGGTAGCTACTTGTCATGCTATCTCAAAAGCAGTGACTGAAGCTTCAGGCCTGATAAAATGATGAATTAAGTTTCTAGGACAGTTTTAGGAGATTCCTTCTCACTATACATCTAAGGCAGGATCTTTGAGACAAGGGCAATCTTAGCACTTTGATTGACTAACCAAAGATTGTGATGGAAAGGTGAAGTCCTTACTCCTGTTACTTTAGTTCAACAAGATGTGCTATAGGCTCACAACCATTGTGCATTGCTTTGCGTTTTTTGCCTTTGGATGTTAGCTTTTGTTATTccattctcccttcctttctcataTATTTGTAAATTTAGGGTGAATTCACTGGTCACCATTTAGCCATATCTGGACCTAATTAAGATTGACAACACTCACAGATCCTGAATTTGGGATTGAATTCAGTAGGTAGATATGACTGAGTTCTTTTCCTCCCACGGGAGGAAAGAGTGGGCAATTTTCAGGTGCGTATGGAATAGTTCATTTACTTTAAGAAGAGCATAGATATGGGAAAGACTCTgtcttggggtgtgtgtgtgtgtgtgtgtgtatgtgtgtgtctatgtgtgtgatCATGCATGATGCTCTGAGCAGTCAAAAGCTGATGTAATAGGAAACAGTTCTGTTTTGTTAGCCCAGAACTCCtctcttctttggaaaaaaagtgCTCTTTCTCGTTATTTTGCAGAATCACTTCTCCCTTCTGCCCAACCCCATCCTGATAAGGTTGCAAATGGGAGCTGCAATAGCCTCAGTGATTGACAGATCATTTTTGGACCAAGCTGTATAGTACCTGTGCTGGAATTGATTTCTTGCTTCTTAGTTCCAGATTTATTCTATATGCCTGCATGGTAGAGATGGAAATAGACCCTCTAAATAGTCTTCTGTTGCTAGCTCTCATAATGTTAAGTTCTGTTGGTAGAAAATGCCGAGAGAGACACTGAAATAGACACAGGTTTGCCTTCTGGTTCTTGCATGCTCCCCAACAGGCTCCTCCTCTCTAGAATCTACTTTCTGCAGCACAGGTGGCTTTTCTAGGCCTATTCAGGGGTCTTCAGGACACTGTTTAAGGAAACTCCCGCAAGTGAGTATAATTCAAATAATACATCTGTCCAGTATGTCTAGAGTGAGAGAGGACCAGAATGCACAATCACTAATGGTTGTTCTAAATGATTAGGAACTTGGAAGAAATGAGATTGGAAAATAGGTGACAAAGTAGTATGGGAAAGATGTATATAGATGTACTTACTTATAGGAGGCTATTGACTTGAACTGGTTCCTGCAGTGGGCCTAACTGGCCAAACCAATATAGAATTTAACCAGAATCCTGGAGCTTGGATTAATTTCAGGAGGCTCTATAACCAATTAACCAGCTAAGCTGTAACTAAGTAAGTTATCTCTATCTTTCACTGCCATTTCTAATAAATGTGCCTTATCGTGTTGTTGGTGGGAGTTCTTAGACACTCTTCTGGTTCTGAGAGCTGTCTGATTCatgaattgtttttgttttgcttttatttgccGAAAAAGTCTATTAAATGTAATTGATCTGAGAAAATTTCCTTCTAACAGACAAAAACTTTGAAGCTATCTGTGCACTATCTGAATGCACAATAAACGTGTGCATTGCAGAGGACACCCTTAGTATTCAGGCAGACAAAATGGCTCTGTGAGGGTATCAGTCAGCAGCTTTGCACAGCCACCCCAGTGCTTACTCAATGGGCTCATGAACGAAGTGGCCCTGGAGGTAGGAATGGAGGCCATACATGTGCTCGACAACTTGGACTTCCCCTTACCAAGGCTCACCTTGCCAGCATTACCACCAGCTGCTTAGTATGCCAAGAGTAGAGAATAACACTGAGTTCCTAATATGGCACCATTCCCAGGGGCGATGAGCCAGCCATCTGGTGGCAGGTTGATTACATTGGACCTCTTCCATTATGGAGGGAACAAAGATTTGTCCTCATTGGAATAATCACATATTCTGGAAATGGATTTGCCTTTTCTGCTCATAATACTTCTGCCAGCAACACTATATGTGAACTAATAAACTGCTTTATCTATTATCAGTACATTCTGCTCAACCTTGCATCTGATCAGGGAACTCatttcacagcaaaggaaatgcagCAGTGAGTTTATGCCTGTAAAATTAACTGGGCTTACCACGTACACCACCACTTGGAAGCAGCTGGCTTAACTGAATGGTGAAATGACTTACTGAAGACTCAGTTATGGTCCCAGCTGGGAGACAATTCCTTGGAAAATGGGATTCTTTCCTAAATGATAGGCTTTGAAACAGAGACAATTATATGGTGTTGTCTTTCCCGTAGCCAACATAATTTGAATTCAAGTGTGGCAGTGAGAGTGACTCTTCTTACGACATCACTTAATAACCTCAGAATTTTTCCTTCCTTACCTGGGAATTTTGCTGCTTATTTAGAGACCTTAGTCCCAAAAGGGAAGAGTGCTTCCATCAGGAGATTCAACAATGGTCCTGCTACACTGGGCAATGAAAGTACCACCTGGCCATTTTGGGTCCCTCATACCAATGAAATCACCCCTGGCTGGAGTGATTGATCCTGATTACCAAAAGGGATTGGCTTGCTTCTTTTTTCTATGAGGAGGCAAGGGGCACAGTCTGGAACCTAAGGGATTCTCTGGCGTCCTCTTAGTACTTCCGTGTCCAATATTAAGTTTGATGATAAATGACAGCAACTAAAAACAAAAGGTAGCATATTTGAGGACTCAGACCCTGTTAGCAGGAAAGTTCGCTCTCTCCAGCAAGTCAAGGATCCCAAGCAGCTGAGGCTCCGGCTGAGGGCAGGGGAAATACAGGGTGAGTGACAGAAAACGGAAGCGGCAGAAATCAATTATGGCCTTGTGAACAATTGTAGAAGCAATTGCAGTGTCTTCACATGTTTCCTATTGGTTCGTTATGCGTGTGCTTGCACTGGTGTTTACCAACCACTTTCTTCTTTTcactcatttctctttatattcaaaTTGTTGGCAGTTGTTTTAGCTTCTTACAACTGCAATGACAAAGGACTacaaacttggtggcttaaaacagaaatgtattcttacagttctggaagccagaagtctgcagtcaaggtgttggcagggttgGTTCCTTTGGGAAGCTCTGGGGAAGAATGTATTCAGTGCCTCCCTTCTTGGCCCTGGTGTCTGGCAATCCTTGGCATCGCTTGGCCTGTGAGATATCACTGcagtctccatctctgtcttcacATAATTTTCTCCTGTGTATCTGTCTCAAATCCCCAtcacttttctgtttgtttttttaaaaatagttgagaTTTTATTCTAATAGCTATAATTATAGTGCTTCTCGAAATGAAAGCTGAAAGCAAGTTTACAAAACAGTAGATTACTAATCGTGTATTGAAAGCAGGAAGAGGTTCTACAACACCAAATAAAACAGTTCTGACATTTCCCCCAAGACAAATTGAACAGCTTCAACTTcttcagtgttttccaaattatAAGAGAAAAAAGTAGAGGCTATCTTTTTCAATGGCTCCTTACCAGCTGAGGAAAACAAAGCTCCTTCACACAGGGAGGTGGGGCTGCttccggggggaggggggctgtggtTGTAGAATGAACCAAGTGTCCCACCTTGCATGGGTTCCTAATAATGAGACTGCAGACATCCCACCAATGTGTCTGACCAAGTGCGTGAGCAAGTCTGTGGTGGGATGAAAGGTTCCCACTCCAACATGCCTAAAAAGTGTGCCTGAGGGGAGAGTTGGACGCTGTGGCATCCCAGTCCACCTGCTCACCCCACCAGGTGACCGTGTGTGAGCACATAGCTTTGGAATGCCAGGTGATCCAAGGACAAGTGAGCCACAGGGATCTCTACTGTGACCATGCAGAATGGATCACACTGAATTTTGTCACTGGCTTTCATGTTCCCAAAGGGGAGCAATGGATCTCTTGGACCAGCGCTCAGGCTGTTGCTGTAAAGCCAACACTGGGCGTTTTCCCTGCTGTGTGTTCAAGCGTTCTCCTCATttaactagtttttaaaaatgcactgagTTTGTTTTGAAAACCAACCACCAAATGGATCTTACTAGATCTAATGCCCAGAGGCGCATCCAGCTCTTAGATTAACACAgtgacagaccctgggaggccaggtGTCAGTGCGCCTAAGTCCCTTCTCACAACTAAACAgtgcattcattttctttttacgataataaaaaataataataaaagctatGTCAGAAACTGGCTCAGTGGAAATGAGCtatttacattaaataaaaacctggCTGCAGGCTGTCTACACAGGGACAGCATGATTAGATGCACACTGTGACCCACCCATGGAGAAAGCTTCTGGCACCCAGGACCACAGAGTCCCTTATTTGCCACGTGAGGGGCTGAGAGGAGGAAGTGGAAGGGTTTTTCATTCACTTCCACTTCTGAAGCTTATTGGACAGCTAGTCCAGTCGTT belongs to Oryctolagus cuniculus chromosome 5, mOryCun1.1, whole genome shotgun sequence and includes:
- the TBPL1 gene encoding TATA box-binding protein-like 1 isoform X3; translation: MPGSQVSSGAPARAGRSPKSGGRGGLRAALLRPLSERLRFPRAVPLKPPPARGPEGTHSGAAVPTGECVPSGPPATSGAESRRGSQAPDARLPCERPPARVGLRCRFCPAPGSWLRPPAPPPPGPWIRLPGAGASLLLRVRRNRQQRCRRVLYGRPVFPRFEETKVNSASFSSHGKLSHVDEHKYVEFAIKYNMPMKYTAEYF